From the Rhizobium sp. SL42 genome, the window GAAAAAACCTGCGACCGGTGCAGCAGTCGTGGCGCCGCCGCCCGACAAGCTTGAAAACGCCAAGACCGTTCTGGTTATCGGCGACTTTGTTGCCGGAGGCCTGGGCGATGGTTTGAAGACCGCGTTCGAGGAGGCTCCCGGCGTCAAGGTCGAGACGCGGTCCAATGGCTCGTCCGGTCTCGTGCGCGTCGACTACTATGACTGGATCGGCGAACTCCCGGCACTGATTGAAACCATGAAACCAAGCGTGGTCGTGATCCAGATCGGCGCCAACGACCGCCAGCAGATCATTGCGCCGGACGCCAAGCTCGATTTCCGCACCGAAGGCTGGTTCACCGCCTATGAGGCGCGGGTGAACCGACTGGCAGAGGTGGTGACGCGCAGCAAGACGCCATTGATTTGGGTCGGCCTGCCCGCGTTCAGACCGCAGAACATGACAGCGGATGCCCTCAGACTGAATACGCTCTATCGCGCCTCCGTCGAGCGCCAGAAGGGCGAATTCATCGATGTCTGGGATGGCTTCGTCGACCAGGACGGTCGCTTCATCATCACCGGCTCGGATATCAACGGACAACCCGTTCGCTTGCGCGGCACCGACGGCATCGGCTTCACGCCCCCCGGCAAGCGCAAGCTAGCCTTCTATGTGGAAAAGTCAGTCCGCCGCCATCTCGGCGACATGACCAGCCCCGACCTGGTGCGTCTTGATGCCAGCAACCTGCCGGAACTGGTCAACATGCCGCCATCCGAGACGAAGAGCATCGTTTCGACACCGCCGATGGACCTCTTCGATCCGGAGCTGGACGGCGCGAGCGAATTGCTCGGCGGCCAACCGGTTCCTGCCTCGTCCGTGGTCACCGTCCGCGAGCAGCTGGTGCAGAATGGCCTGTTGCCGGACCCGCCTGCCGGACGCGTCGATGACGTGCGCTTGCCGCTATCGGCCACCCCCGCGACCATCACCCGCTAACCCCGATCATCCGACAGATCCGGACACAGAAAAGGGCCGCCCGCAAAGGCGACCATTTTCGTACAAGTATCCTGACCCCTTACCTTGGCAGAACGCTTGATCCCATCAGCGCCTCGTCGATGGCGCGCGCGGCCTGGCGGCCTTCGCGGATTGCCCAGACGACCAGCGACTGGCCACGGCGAACGTCGCCTGCTGCCCAGAGCTTGTCGACCGAGGTCCTGTAGTCCTTGTCATCGGCCACCACATTGGTCGAGCCGCGACGATCGGTATTGAGCGTCAGCTGGCCGTTCATTTCCTTCAGCACGCTGTCGGTGAACGGACCCGAGAAACCGATGGCGATAAAACCGAGATCGGCCTTGATGATGAACTCGGTGCCCGGGATCGGCTTGCGCTTCTCGTCCACCTGGCAGCACTTCACGCCGGTCAGCACCCCGTCTTCACCGACGAACTCGAGCGTTGCCACCTGGAACTCGCGCACCGCGCCTTCTGCCTGGCTTGAGGACGTGCGCATCTTGGTCGCCCAGAACGGCCAGATCGCCAGCTTGTCCTCGGTCTGCGGCGGACGCGGGCGGATGTCGAGCTGGGTCACCTTGACCGCACCCTGGCGGAAGGCCGTGCCGACGCAGTCGGACGCGGTATCGCCACCGCCGACGACCACAACATGTTTGCCGCCGGCGAGGATCGGATCGGACGGCCAGCCGTTGCTGTCGATGTTTTCGCGGCCGACGCGGCGGTTCTGCTGCACCAGATACGGCATGGCATCATGCACGCCATGCAGTTCGACGCCTGGAATGCCGGCTTCGCGCGGCGTTTCCGAGCCACCACAGTAGAGCACCGCATCGTAGTCGGCGCGCAGCTGTTCGACCGTCACATCGACACCGACATTGACGCCGTAGTGGAAGGTGACATTTTCACCCTTCATCTGCTCGACGCGACGATCGATGAAGTTCTTCTCCATCTTGAAATCCGGAATACCGTAGCGCAGCAGGCCACCGGCCTTGGTTTCGCGCTCATAGACATGCACTTCATGGCCGGCGCGGCCAAGCTGCTGGGCAGCGGCCAGACCCGACGGGCCGGAACCGATGATCGCTACCTTCTTTCCGGTATGGATCGTCGCCGGCTGCGGCACGATGAAACCGAGCTCGTAGGCCTTGTCGGCAATCGCCTGCTCGACCGTCTTGATCGCCACCGGCGCATCCTCGAGGTTCAGCGTACAGGCTTCCTCGCAAGGCGCAGGACAGACGCGGCCGGTGAATTCCGGGAAGTTATTGGTGGAATGGAGGTTGCGGATCGCCTCTTCCCACTTGTTGTTGTAGACGAGATCGTTCCAGTCCGGGATCTGGTTATGCACCGGGCAGCCGGTCGGGCCATGGCAATAGGGAATGCCGCAATCCATGCAGCGTGCTGCCTGTTTGGTGACTTCAGGATCCGACATCGGGATGGTGAATTCGCGGAAATGGCGAATGCGATCGGAGGCCGGCTGATACTTCGCCACCTGCCGGTCGATTTCCATGAAACCTGTAACCTTGCCCATTTTAAAGTCCTGCTAATCTGAGCTTCAACTGCACGGCCGGGCCGTGGGCGGCGACATCCCGGCACATCCGGGATGTCGAGGTGGCAATCATTCGGCGGCAACGCCCATGCGCATGCGTTCCATTTCCTCCAGCGCACGGCGGTACTCGACCGGCATGACCTTGCGGAACTTCGGACGGAACTCGGCCCAGCTGTCGAGGATTTGCTTGGCGCGGTTCGAGCCCGTGTAGTGCAGATGGTTCGAGATCAGCTGGTAGAGGCGCTCCTCGTCGTGGCGGGTCATATCGCCGGACACGTCGACCAGGCCCTTGTGCATCAGGTCGCCACCGTGATGGTGCAGCTTCTCGAGCATGTCGTCCTCTTCCGGAACCGGTTCGAGCTCGACCATCGCCATATTGCAGCGCTTGGCGAAATCACCCGTTTCATCGAGCACGTAGGCCACGCCACCCGACATGCCCGCCGCAAAGTTACGACCGGTCTGGCCAAGCACGACGACGACACCGCCGGTCATGTATTCGCAGCCATGGTCGCCCACGCCCTCGACAACCGCGATCGAGCCCGAGTTGCGCACGGCGAACCGTTCACCGGCCACGCCGCGGAAATAGCACTCGCCGGCGATGGCGCCGTAGAGAACCGTATTGCCGACAATGATCGACTCCTCGGCGACGATCCGGGTGTTTTCCGGTGGGCGCACGATGATGCGGCCGCCCGAAAGCCCCTTGCCGACATAGTCATTGCCGTCTCCGACGAGATCAAACGTGATGCCACGCGCGAGAAATGCACCAAAGGACTGACCCGCCGTGCCGGTCAGCGTGACGTGGATCGTGTCGTCCTTCAGACCCTTGTGGCCAAATCGCTTGGCAAGTTCGCCGGACAGCATGGCGCCGGCCGAGCGGTCGACATTCTTGATATCGACGTCGAAGACCACCGGCTGCTTGGCCTCGAGAGCCGGCATCGCCTTCTCGATCAGCTTGCGATCGAGGATGTCGTCGATCGGGTGCTTCTGCCGCTCCGTCCAGTAAGTGGCTTCCTTCGGTGCGTCCACCTTATGGAAGATCTTCGAGAAATCGAGACCCTTGGCCTTCCAGTGGGCAAGCATCTCGTCCTTTTCCAGTAGTTCGGAAGCGCCGATGATCTCGTCCAGCTTGGTCAAGCCAAGCGAGGCGAGGATTTCGCGCACTTCTTCGGCAACGAAGAAGAAGTAGTTGATGACATGCTCAGGTGTACCCTTGAAACGCTTGCGCAGGACCGGATCCTGGGTGGCAACGCCGACCGGGCAGGTGTTCAGATGGCACTTGCGCATCATGATGCAGCCGGCCGCGATCAGCGGAGCCGTCGCAAAGCCGAACTCGTCGGCACCCAAAAGCGCACCGATGATCACGTCGCGGCCGGTCTTCAACCCGCCATCGACCTGCAGCGCGATACGCGAACGAAGACCGTTCAGCACCAGCGTCTGCTGTGTCTCGGCAAGACCGATTTCCCACGGCGAACCGGCATGCTTCAGCGAAGTCAGCGGCGAGGCACCGGTGCCGCCGTCGAAACCGGAAACGGTGATATGGTCGGCGCGTGCCTTGGCAACACCGGCGGCAACCGTGCCGACGCCGACTTCCGACACCAGCTTGACCGAGACATCGGCGTCAGGGTTGACGTTCTTCAAATCGTAGATCAGCTGTGCCAGATCTTCGATCGAATAGATGTCGTGATGCGGCGGTGGCGAGATCAGGCCGACACCCGGCGTCGAGTGACGGGTCTTGGCCACCGTCGCGTCGACCTTGTGGCCGGGCAACTGGCCGCCTTCGCCGGGCTTGGCACCCTGCGCGACCTTGATCTGCAGCATAT encodes:
- a CDS encoding SGNH/GDSL hydrolase family protein, encoding MASRRHRLILSRIGALVLSAVLIAATLLTTSAEAQQYERRRNLFDMLFGAREPVYVPPREVQKPIREVRPRKKTAGSVTKIKTKKPATGAAVVAPPPDKLENAKTVLVIGDFVAGGLGDGLKTAFEEAPGVKVETRSNGSSGLVRVDYYDWIGELPALIETMKPSVVVIQIGANDRQQIIAPDAKLDFRTEGWFTAYEARVNRLAEVVTRSKTPLIWVGLPAFRPQNMTADALRLNTLYRASVERQKGEFIDVWDGFVDQDGRFIITGSDINGQPVRLRGTDGIGFTPPGKRKLAFYVEKSVRRHLGDMTSPDLVRLDASNLPELVNMPPSETKSIVSTPPMDLFDPELDGASELLGGQPVPASSVVTVREQLVQNGLLPDPPAGRVDDVRLPLSATPATITR
- a CDS encoding glutamate synthase subunit beta yields the protein MGKVTGFMEIDRQVAKYQPASDRIRHFREFTIPMSDPEVTKQAARCMDCGIPYCHGPTGCPVHNQIPDWNDLVYNNKWEEAIRNLHSTNNFPEFTGRVCPAPCEEACTLNLEDAPVAIKTVEQAIADKAYELGFIVPQPATIHTGKKVAIIGSGPSGLAAAQQLGRAGHEVHVYERETKAGGLLRYGIPDFKMEKNFIDRRVEQMKGENVTFHYGVNVGVDVTVEQLRADYDAVLYCGGSETPREAGIPGVELHGVHDAMPYLVQQNRRVGRENIDSNGWPSDPILAGGKHVVVVGGGDTASDCVGTAFRQGAVKVTQLDIRPRPPQTEDKLAIWPFWATKMRTSSSQAEGAVREFQVATLEFVGEDGVLTGVKCCQVDEKRKPIPGTEFIIKADLGFIAIGFSGPFTDSVLKEMNGQLTLNTDRRGSTNVVADDKDYRTSVDKLWAAGDVRRGQSLVVWAIREGRQAARAIDEALMGSSVLPR